The following are encoded in a window of Verrucomicrobiota bacterium genomic DNA:
- a CDS encoding type II toxin-antitoxin system RelE/ParE family toxin — protein MLKLVHGKYLIFYRVNERTRTVEVLRFQHGARVT, from the coding sequence GTGCTCAAACTCGTCCATGGAAAGTACCTGATCTTCTATCGAGTCAACGAGCGCACGAGAACGGTCGAGGTCCTCCGCTTTCAGCACGGAGCCAGAGTGACGTAA